One stretch of Eggerthella lenta DSM 2243 DNA includes these proteins:
- a CDS encoding ParA family protein — MNTIAISNYKGGVGKTTTAVNLATLFAKNGKRVLLIDLDPQASATDYFGLYGEAESTGLNSISLLYGNAPVEKVTHETKIPNLSMVPSLIDLIDQNELMLREQRLKFALDDASDDYDIAIVDCSPVMKRLAFNAYLAAADGGLVIVPVKLDSSVMRGTALTVNATRAIADALRMPTPRFKILRTCVPGRATRSEATGAEVLDRFFPNDQLRTVIHSSSKVMEGSWQWQPVVEFDPKNRAAKDYAALAEEVSDELG, encoded by the coding sequence ATGAACACCATCGCCATCTCGAACTACAAAGGGGGCGTCGGTAAGACGACCACGGCCGTCAACCTGGCTACGCTGTTCGCCAAGAACGGCAAGAGGGTTCTGCTGATAGACCTCGACCCCCAAGCGTCGGCGACCGATTACTTCGGGCTCTACGGCGAAGCCGAGTCCACCGGACTCAACTCCATATCGCTTCTCTACGGGAATGCCCCCGTAGAGAAGGTGACCCATGAAACCAAGATTCCGAACCTGAGCATGGTGCCGTCGCTCATCGACCTTATCGACCAGAACGAGCTGATGCTTCGGGAGCAGCGGCTCAAATTCGCGCTCGACGACGCTTCGGACGATTATGACATAGCGATTGTCGACTGCTCGCCCGTCATGAAGCGCCTTGCCTTCAACGCGTACCTCGCCGCAGCGGACGGCGGGCTGGTGATCGTGCCCGTGAAGCTCGACAGCTCCGTGATGCGCGGAACCGCGCTCACGGTGAACGCCACGCGCGCCATCGCCGACGCCCTGCGCATGCCGACGCCTCGCTTCAAGATTCTGAGGACCTGCGTTCCCGGCCGCGCGACGCGCAGCGAGGCAACGGGTGCGGAGGTTCTCGACCGTTTCTTCCCGAACGACCAACTCCGAACCGTGATCCACTCTTCCTCGAAGGTGATGGAGGGCAGCTGGCAATGGCAGCCGGTCGTGGAATTCGACCCGAAGAACCGCGCCGCAAAGGACTATGCCGCACTCGCGGAGGAGGTCTCCGATGAGCTCGGCTAG
- a CDS encoding YraN family protein, with product MNAEELKPKAIKASERFLESRGYEILETSWECTAGGADIIARDDADVVFVEVNAKTNTEAGFPAEAGTEAKRAKFERTAIAYMAGYEETDVSVRFDIISMVIIGESRAMLRHHINALSADPA from the coding sequence ATGAACGCAGAAGAACTCAAGCCCAAGGCGATCAAGGCATCCGAGCGGTTCCTGGAGTCGAGGGGCTACGAAATCCTCGAAACCAGCTGGGAATGCACGGCGGGCGGCGCCGACATCATCGCCCGCGACGATGCGGACGTCGTATTCGTCGAGGTGAACGCCAAGACGAACACCGAGGCCGGCTTCCCGGCGGAGGCGGGCACCGAAGCGAAGCGCGCCAAGTTCGAGCGCACCGCGATCGCCTACATGGCCGGCTACGAGGAAACCGACGTGTCCGTCCGCTTCGACATCATCTCGATGGTGATCATCGGCGAAAGCCGCGCGATGCTCCGCCACCACATCAACGCACTGTCAGCCGATCCGGCCTAA
- a CDS encoding plasmid mobilization protein — MPCPNSHRKRTISKAFRCSPEERHRIELLARAAGVTQQEYIMAKIEDKEFTIVPDVRTFKMLRDEMRAVVGELSRLRNTGDLGEELEARVELLCDLFLGIADVESPLDEEDALIEQTGRG, encoded by the coding sequence ATGCCCTGTCCGAACAGCCACCGCAAGCGAACCATCTCGAAGGCGTTCCGCTGCTCGCCCGAGGAGAGACACCGCATCGAGCTTCTCGCGAGGGCGGCCGGGGTCACGCAGCAGGAGTACATCATGGCAAAGATCGAGGACAAGGAGTTCACCATCGTCCCGGACGTCCGCACGTTCAAGATGCTTCGCGACGAGATGCGCGCCGTCGTCGGCGAGCTGAGCCGCCTGCGCAACACGGGAGATCTCGGCGAGGAGCTCGAAGCGAGGGTCGAGCTGCTGTGCGACCTTTTCCTCGGGATCGCCGACGTCGAGAGTCCGCTTGACGAGGAGGATGCCCTGATCGAGCAGACGGGACGCGGCTGA